The Streptomyces sp. NL15-2K genome contains a region encoding:
- a CDS encoding DUF1579 family protein: MTIDEDEGFAMDGSAGQEALERLDVLVGEWEVEADLPGPPAPAVRSVFEWTLDGRFLVQRTEIPIPGAPDSMAIVAVDPETGAYTQHYFDSRGVVRVYAMSLADGVWRLLREAPDFSPLAFRQRFTGHVGDDGDTIRGTWEKSMAGSTTWEHDFTLIYRRSC; encoded by the coding sequence TTGACCATCGACGAGGACGAGGGGTTCGCCATGGACGGGTCCGCCGGGCAGGAGGCCCTGGAGAGGCTGGACGTACTGGTCGGCGAATGGGAGGTGGAGGCCGACCTTCCCGGACCGCCCGCACCTGCCGTACGCAGCGTGTTCGAGTGGACCCTGGACGGACGATTCCTGGTCCAGCGGACCGAGATCCCGATTCCCGGGGCCCCGGACAGCATGGCGATCGTCGCGGTCGATCCGGAGACGGGCGCGTACACGCAGCACTACTTCGACTCGCGGGGCGTCGTACGGGTGTACGCGATGAGCCTCGCCGACGGGGTGTGGCGGTTGCTGCGCGAGGCGCCGGACTTTTCACCGCTGGCGTTCCGGCAGCGGTTCACCGGGCATGTCGGTGACGACGGCGACACCATCCGTGGCACGTGGGAGAAGTCGATGGCCGGCTCGACCACGTGGGAGCACGATTTCACGCTCATCTACCGCAGGAGTTGTTGA
- a CDS encoding DUF4142 domain-containing protein, giving the protein MPISRNKLGSIFVFGALGLTLTALAYPAMLGVENTTSGQERIIANTRYGPITEADRDFIVKVRAAGLWEYPLGEMVMERGTTAAMKEAGKHLIVGHAGLDEMCRKLSAELGVTIPNQASPQQQQFVATVDGSSGKEFDSTAVTIMRVTHGQIFPVIAKIRANTRNTMVRQLADLANDTVLDHITVLENTGLVNHENVNFQQTNPPKLPKNELTPPPPQPGSPMLVLKPRPDLNINTAAPSPTPAPSAG; this is encoded by the coding sequence ATGCCCATCTCCCGCAACAAACTGGGGAGCATCTTCGTGTTCGGTGCGCTGGGTTTGACCCTCACGGCGCTCGCCTACCCCGCCATGCTCGGGGTGGAGAACACGACCAGCGGCCAGGAACGCATCATCGCCAACACCCGTTACGGCCCGATCACCGAGGCGGACCGTGACTTCATCGTGAAGGTGCGTGCGGCCGGGCTGTGGGAGTACCCCTTGGGCGAGATGGTGATGGAACGCGGAACGACCGCCGCCATGAAGGAGGCGGGCAAGCACCTGATCGTCGGACACGCCGGACTCGACGAGATGTGCCGCAAGCTCTCGGCCGAGCTCGGTGTCACGATTCCCAATCAGGCGAGCCCGCAGCAGCAACAGTTCGTGGCGACCGTCGACGGCAGCAGCGGCAAGGAGTTCGACTCCACCGCGGTCACCATCATGCGGGTGACCCACGGTCAGATCTTCCCGGTGATCGCCAAGATCCGCGCCAACACCCGGAACACCATGGTGCGTCAGCTGGCCGATCTGGCCAACGACACGGTGCTGGACCACATCACCGTGCTGGAGAACACCGGCCTGGTCAATCACGAGAACGTCAACTTCCAGCAGACCAATCCGCCGAAGCTGCCCAAGAACGAGCTCACACCGCCTCCGCCGCAGCCGGGATCGCCGATGCTCGTCCTCAAACCGCGCCCCGACCTGAACATCAACACAGCCGCACCGTCGCCGACGCCCGCACCGTCGGCCGGCTGA
- a CDS encoding MarR family transcriptional regulator, whose protein sequence is MPEREIPAGAMDDVDAVTRAVLTASRLLVAVSARSLAEVEERVTLPQFRMLVVLSTRGATKLVALADLLQVAPSTAMRMVDRLIAAGLADRHTNPDNRRETLLQLTDEGRHAVESVTARRRAELAAIVERLAPGQRAVLIEALTAFNEAGGEPLGPF, encoded by the coding sequence ATGCCGGAGCGCGAGATCCCCGCGGGAGCCATGGACGACGTCGACGCGGTCACCCGCGCGGTCCTGACGGCCTCGCGGCTGCTGGTGGCCGTTTCCGCGCGGTCGCTGGCCGAGGTGGAGGAGCGGGTGACGCTGCCGCAGTTCCGGATGCTGGTGGTGCTGTCCACCCGTGGAGCCACCAAGCTGGTCGCACTCGCCGATCTCCTTCAGGTGGCGCCGTCCACCGCGATGCGCATGGTCGACCGGCTGATCGCGGCTGGACTCGCCGACCGGCACACCAACCCCGACAACCGCCGGGAGACGCTCCTGCAGCTCACCGACGAGGGACGGCACGCCGTCGAGAGCGTCACCGCCCGGCGGCGTGCCGAACTCGCGGCGATCGTCGAGCGCCTCGCACCGGGGCAGCGGGCCGTGCTCATCGAGGCGCTCACCGCCTTCAACGAAGCCGGGGGAGAGCCCCTAGGGCCCTTCTGA
- a CDS encoding GNAT family N-acetyltransferase — MPYLMRPAVLADAPAITDLLNEVDRIEIGRAETDLNTIEADLKRPDVDLERDSWLAFEGELLVAYGLLWDESYGERVDVDHYVLPDHQSAGEHLLEAMETRALEKARENGAERAVVHLHLNVTPTLDTELIRARGWSVVRRYHVLRRALRAGEDLPPEAPAGVRVRSCTAEADRKCVHALYQAGFAEHFDFQPRDYHQWLHDIHADGLDWSLVWIVSTEDLGDVGFLLSRDDREAMGWIRSIGVLREARGRGLGGFLLRHAFAAFAARGRDTMGLGVDTSNATGAPELYARNGMSVHYAVDTWEVVLA, encoded by the coding sequence ATGCCCTATCTCATGCGCCCTGCCGTCCTCGCCGACGCGCCCGCCATCACCGACCTGCTCAACGAGGTCGACCGGATCGAGATCGGCCGGGCCGAGACCGACCTGAACACCATCGAGGCCGATCTGAAGCGCCCCGATGTCGATCTCGAACGCGACTCCTGGCTGGCCTTCGAGGGCGAGCTGCTGGTGGCCTACGGGCTGCTGTGGGACGAGTCGTACGGCGAACGCGTCGACGTCGACCACTATGTGCTGCCCGACCACCAGTCGGCCGGAGAGCACCTGCTGGAGGCGATGGAGACCAGGGCGCTCGAGAAGGCGCGGGAGAACGGCGCGGAGAGGGCCGTGGTGCATCTGCACCTCAACGTGACGCCCACGCTCGACACCGAGCTGATCCGCGCGCGGGGCTGGTCCGTCGTACGGCGCTATCACGTGCTGCGGCGCGCCCTGCGGGCCGGGGAGGACCTGCCGCCCGAGGCGCCGGCCGGTGTGCGGGTGCGGTCGTGCACCGCCGAGGCGGACCGGAAGTGTGTCCACGCCTTGTACCAGGCCGGCTTCGCCGAGCACTTCGACTTCCAGCCGCGCGACTACCACCAGTGGCTGCACGACATTCACGCGGACGGGCTCGACTGGTCCCTGGTGTGGATCGTCAGTACCGAGGACCTCGGGGATGTCGGGTTCCTGCTCTCCCGCGACGACCGCGAGGCCATGGGATGGATCCGCAGCATCGGCGTGCTGCGCGAGGCCCGTGGCCGGGGGCTCGGCGGATTCCTGCTGCGGCATGCCTTCGCGGCCTTCGCCGCCCGAGGGCGGGACACCATGGGACTCGGCGTGGACACCTCCAACGCCACCGGGGCCCCCGAACTGTACGCGCGCAACGGGATGAGCGTCCACTACGCCGTGGACACCTGGGAAGTGGTCCTGGCGTGA
- a CDS encoding MFS transporter, with product MNAPKTVANMPQQVREELTRRLRKNKGAFRKEDVQVVEPPLLKRAVGASALGNCMEWFDFGVYSYLAATIGKVFFPGASPAAQVISSFATFAAAFVVRPLGGLVFGPLGDRIGRQKVLATTMIMMAIGTFAIGVIPGYATLGIAAPILLLLARMVQGFSTGGEYGGATTFVAEYSPDRRRGHLSSWLDFGTFAGYALGSALVTLLNLMLTDAEMLSWGWRVPFLIAGPLGIIGLYMRLRLEESPAFQQQLDEHEKNLAQESAGREFRTIVKDHWKPLLICMGLVLLYNVPNYMVTGFLPTYQTETLNRSSSSADVLVLIGMVWIVLLITFIGRLSDRVGRRPVYGVAAAAMIVLAVPSFQLIKMDGTWAPIAGVLMLSTLLACFAAPSAATLPALFPTAVRYAAMGIGFNFSVAAFGGTTPLLTEALVHITGNDMMPAFYLMAAGAIGLVTVKFLPESAQVPLNGSQPMVGSEEEQRELISTSTDLYHVTRHHSGVR from the coding sequence ATGAACGCTCCGAAAACCGTCGCAAACATGCCACAACAGGTCCGTGAGGAGCTGACCCGGAGGCTGCGCAAGAACAAGGGCGCCTTCCGCAAGGAGGACGTACAGGTCGTCGAGCCGCCCTTGCTCAAGCGCGCGGTGGGCGCCTCCGCGCTCGGCAACTGCATGGAATGGTTCGACTTCGGCGTCTACAGCTATCTCGCCGCCACCATCGGGAAAGTCTTCTTCCCCGGCGCCTCACCGGCCGCCCAGGTCATCTCCTCCTTCGCGACCTTCGCCGCCGCCTTCGTCGTCCGCCCGCTCGGTGGCCTCGTCTTCGGGCCCCTCGGGGACCGCATCGGCCGGCAGAAGGTGCTGGCCACCACCATGATCATGATGGCGATCGGTACCTTCGCCATCGGAGTGATCCCCGGCTACGCCACCCTCGGCATCGCCGCACCGATCCTGCTGCTGCTCGCCCGTATGGTCCAGGGCTTCTCCACCGGCGGAGAGTACGGCGGCGCCACCACCTTCGTCGCCGAGTACTCGCCGGACCGCCGCCGGGGTCACCTCTCCAGCTGGCTCGACTTCGGCACCTTCGCCGGCTACGCCCTCGGCTCCGCGCTGGTCACCCTGCTGAACCTGATGCTCACCGACGCCGAGATGCTCTCCTGGGGCTGGCGCGTGCCGTTCCTGATCGCCGGACCGCTCGGCATCATCGGCCTGTACATGCGGCTCAGGCTGGAGGAGTCGCCCGCCTTCCAGCAGCAACTGGACGAGCACGAGAAGAACCTCGCCCAGGAGTCGGCGGGCCGTGAGTTCAGGACCATCGTCAAGGACCACTGGAAGCCGCTGCTCATCTGCATGGGCCTGGTGCTGCTGTACAACGTCCCCAACTACATGGTCACCGGCTTCCTGCCGACGTACCAGACGGAGACGCTGAACCGCTCCAGCAGCTCCGCCGACGTCCTGGTGCTGATCGGCATGGTGTGGATCGTGCTGCTGATCACCTTCATCGGGCGGCTCAGCGACCGGGTCGGCCGGCGACCGGTCTACGGCGTCGCGGCCGCCGCGATGATCGTCCTCGCCGTTCCGTCCTTCCAATTGATCAAGATGGACGGAACGTGGGCGCCGATCGCCGGAGTGCTGATGCTGTCCACCCTGCTGGCCTGCTTCGCCGCCCCGAGCGCCGCCACGCTGCCCGCCCTGTTCCCGACGGCTGTCCGCTACGCGGCCATGGGCATCGGCTTCAACTTCTCCGTCGCCGCGTTCGGCGGCACCACGCCGCTGCTCACCGAGGCGCTGGTGCACATCACCGGAAACGACATGATGCCCGCCTTCTACCTGATGGCGGCGGGTGCCATCGGCCTCGTGACGGTGAAGTTCCTGCCGGAGAGCGCGCAGGTACCGCTCAACGGCTCGCAACCGATGGTCGGCTCCGAGGAGGAGCAGCGGGAGCTGATCAGCACCTCCACGGACCTCTATCACGTCACGCGGCACCACTCCGGCGTCCGTTGA
- a CDS encoding class F sortase — protein MAAGSSSPTDSSTDSPTDDGPAPTGRGSRTGWTVLCAVAALILAANLFGGRDPSSDASSAAASDTSRPPRTTQAGPSASPAGHPAGRHLPRARPLRLIIPKISVDAPFTPLNIGRSGQLEAPPADDVNLVGWHAEGATPGERGTAIIAGHVDTATSPAVFAELGELEAGDTFRVTRADRRTARFVVDSVETFDKKHFPDRRVYADTPRAQVRLITCAGDYDHSAKDYTENLVVFAHLV, from the coding sequence ATGGCAGCTGGCTCTTCCTCCCCCACCGACTCCTCCACCGACTCCCCCACCGACGACGGCCCGGCGCCGACCGGTCGGGGATCCCGTACGGGGTGGACGGTGCTGTGCGCCGTCGCCGCCCTGATCCTGGCCGCAAACCTGTTCGGCGGGCGCGACCCGTCCTCCGACGCGTCGTCGGCCGCCGCTTCCGACACCTCCCGTCCGCCGCGTACGACACAGGCCGGCCCGTCGGCCTCGCCTGCCGGGCACCCCGCAGGGAGGCATCTGCCGCGAGCGAGGCCACTGCGCCTGATCATCCCGAAGATCTCGGTCGACGCCCCCTTCACGCCCTTGAACATCGGCCGGTCGGGGCAGCTCGAAGCACCGCCCGCCGACGACGTCAACCTCGTCGGCTGGCACGCCGAGGGGGCCACCCCCGGTGAAAGGGGCACGGCGATCATCGCCGGGCACGTCGACACGGCGACGTCTCCGGCCGTCTTCGCCGAGCTCGGTGAACTCGAAGCGGGGGACACCTTCCGCGTCACGAGGGCCGACCGGCGCACGGCGAGATTCGTGGTCGACAGCGTGGAGACGTTCGACAAGAAGCACTTTCCCGACCGGCGCGTCTACGCCGACACCCCGCGGGCTCAGGTCCGGCTCATCACCTGTGCCGGTGACTACGACCACTCGGCCAAGGACTACACGGAGAACCTGGTGGTTTTCGCCCACCTCGTCTGA
- a CDS encoding endo-1,4-beta-xylanase, with protein MVTRTSIGALGMAGLLAASGVIALSGTADAASTLGSAAAGKGRYFGAAVAANHLGEAPYVSTLDTEFTSATPENEMKWDAVERTRNSFTFGAADQIVSHAQSKGMKVRGHTLVWHSQLPSWVGTLGTADLRTAMNNHITKVMQHYKGKIHSWDVVNEAFQDGNSGARRSSPFQDKLGNGFIEEAFRTARAADPAAKLCYNDYNTDGVNAKSNAVYNMVRDFKARGVPIDCVGFQSHFNSASPVPGDYQANLQRFADLGVDVQITELDIEGSGTAQANSYSNVVRACLAVSRCTGITVWGVTDKYSWRASGTPLLFDGNYNKKPAYTAVLTALGGTSSGGGGGTAACTVSYSKQEEWSDRFNGKVTVTAGGSAIGNWTTTVTVTSPQKISATWNGTPTWDSSGNVMTMKPNGNGSLAAGASTSFGFTVMKNGSNAAPVLGSCTAS; from the coding sequence ATGGTCACCCGCACGTCCATCGGCGCCCTCGGCATGGCCGGGTTACTCGCCGCATCCGGTGTCATCGCCCTGTCGGGAACGGCCGACGCCGCGAGCACCCTGGGATCCGCCGCGGCCGGCAAGGGCCGCTACTTCGGCGCCGCCGTCGCCGCGAACCACCTGGGCGAGGCCCCGTACGTCTCCACGCTCGACACCGAGTTCACCTCGGCGACGCCCGAGAACGAGATGAAGTGGGACGCCGTGGAGCGCACCCGCAACTCCTTCACCTTCGGCGCCGCCGACCAGATCGTCAGCCACGCGCAGAGCAAGGGCATGAAGGTGCGCGGGCACACCCTGGTCTGGCACTCCCAGCTGCCCAGCTGGGTCGGCACGCTGGGCACCGCCGACCTCAGAACGGCGATGAACAACCACATCACCAAGGTCATGCAGCACTACAAGGGGAAGATCCACTCCTGGGACGTCGTCAACGAGGCATTCCAGGACGGCAACAGCGGCGCCCGGCGCAGCTCCCCGTTCCAGGACAAGCTCGGCAACGGCTTCATCGAGGAGGCGTTCCGCACCGCACGCGCCGCCGACCCGGCAGCCAAGCTCTGCTACAACGACTACAACACCGACGGTGTCAACGCGAAGAGCAATGCCGTCTACAACATGGTCAGGGACTTCAAGGCACGCGGCGTACCCATCGACTGCGTCGGCTTCCAGTCCCATTTCAACAGCGCCTCCCCGGTGCCCGGCGACTACCAGGCCAACCTCCAGCGCTTCGCCGACCTCGGCGTCGACGTGCAGATCACCGAGCTGGACATCGAGGGCTCCGGCACGGCCCAGGCGAACAGCTACAGCAACGTCGTGAGGGCCTGCCTGGCGGTCTCGCGCTGCACCGGCATCACCGTCTGGGGCGTCACCGACAAGTACTCCTGGCGCGCGAGCGGAACACCGCTGCTGTTCGACGGCAACTACAACAAGAAGCCCGCCTACACGGCCGTACTCACGGCGCTCGGCGGCACCAGCTCGGGCGGGGGCGGCGGCACGGCCGCCTGCACCGTCTCCTACAGCAAGCAGGAGGAGTGGAGCGACCGCTTCAACGGCAAGGTGACCGTCACCGCGGGCGGCTCGGCGATCGGCAACTGGACCACGACGGTCACGGTGACGTCCCCGCAGAAGATCTCCGCCACCTGGAACGGCACACCCACCTGGGACAGCAGCGGCAACGTCATGACGATGAAGCCGAACGGCAACGGCAGCCTGGCGGCCGGCGCGTCGACGAGCTTCGGCTTCACCGTCATGAAGAACGGCAGCAACGCGGCCCCGGTGCTCGGTTCCTGCACGGCATCCTGA